From Pelagibacterium flavum:
AAATCCCGGCGCGATAAGCGCGCAGGATCAACTCGGGCGTCAGTTCGATATCGAAAGGGTCGTTCCGTGTCATCGCAAAATCGTATCGTCGCAAAAATCAAAAAGCGGCCCGTTGGGCCGCCTTCTGCTATTCCTTGTTGGCTTCGAGAAATTTCTCGAGCCAGTGGATATCGTAATTTCCGGCCTGAATGTCGGGTTCCTTGATAAGCCTGCGGAATAGGGGCAGGGTCGTCTTTACGCCATCGACGATGAACTCGTCCAGCGCGCGATTGAGGCGCTGCAGGCATTCTGGCCGCGTGCGGCCGTGTACGATCAGCTTGCCGATCAGGCTGTCGTAATAGGGCGGGATTTTATAGCCCTGATAGACGGCGGCATCTACCCGTACACCTACGCCACCGGCCGGGTGGTAATAGGTGATTTTTCCCGGTGAGGGCGCGAAAGTCTGGGGGTCTTCGGCATTGATGCGCACCTCGATGGCGTGGCCATAGAACACCACGTCCTGCTGCTTGAGCGAAAGGGGCTCGCCGGCCGCGACGCGAATCTGCTCATAGACGATATCGAAATTGGTAATGCGCTCTGTGACCGGGTGCTCCACCTGCAGGCGGGTGTTCATTTCGATGAAATAGAACTCGCCGTTCTCGTAGAGGAACTCGATGGTGCCGGCGCCGGAATATTTGAGCTTGCGCATGGCGGCGGCGCAAATCTCGCCGATTTCGGTCTGCTCGGCCATAGGCACCGTGGGGGCCGAAGCCTCTTCCCAGACCTTCTGGTGGCGGCGCTGGAGCGAACAATCGCGCGTACCCAGATGCACAGCATTGCCCTGACCATCGCCAATGACCTGAACCTCGATGTGGCGGGGTTTGCCCAGGTATTTTTCCATGTAAACGGCGTCATCGCCGAAGGCCGCCTTGGCCTCGGTGCGCGCCGTGGAAAATGCGATGGACAGTTCGGCTTCGGTTTTGGCGACTTTCATGCCGCGGCCGCCACCGCCTGCCGCAGCCTTGATAAGG
This genomic window contains:
- the accC gene encoding acetyl-CoA carboxylase biotin carboxylase subunit, producing MFSKVLIANRGEIALRILRACKELGIQTVAIHSQADANAMHVRLADESVCVGPNSARDSYLNIPSILAACEITGAEAVHPGYGFLSENARFARILEEHKIAFIGPSAHHIEIMGDKIQAKKTALELGIPCVPGSAGAVTTEAEASTTAAEIGYPVLIKAAAGGGGRGMKVAKTEAELSIAFSTARTEAKAAFGDDAVYMEKYLGKPRHIEVQVIGDGQGNAVHLGTRDCSLQRRHQKVWEEASAPTVPMAEQTEIGEICAAAMRKLKYSGAGTIEFLYENGEFYFIEMNTRLQVEHPVTERITNFDIVYEQIRVAAGEPLSLKQQDVVFYGHAIEVRINAEDPQTFAPSPGKITYYHPAGGVGVRVDAAVYQGYKIPPYYDSLIGKLIVHGRTRPECLQRLNRALDEFIVDGVKTTLPLFRRLIKEPDIQAGNYDIHWLEKFLEANKE